In Allomuricauda ruestringensis DSM 13258, the following proteins share a genomic window:
- a CDS encoding SusC/RagA family TonB-linked outer membrane protein, with the protein MRTKLNGLLTLLLAFVVHISYAQDKTITGTVTDANGLPLPGVNIVVEGTTTGTQTDFDGNYAISASEGQTLLFTYIGQRPSTKVVGASSVINVQMVEDTQALEEVIVTAQGIKREKKALGYAVSSVGEEDLEQRADGDVARVLSGKASGVNITAAGGMSGSGTNVVIRGLSSFSGSNQALFVVDGVPFSSDTNAQGNFLDGNTGSSRFLDLDPNNIASVEVLKGLAAATLYGTQGKNGVILITTKAGSGEGGAKKTEITVNQSYFVNAMASLPDYQDEYGGGFDQSFGWFYSNWGPKFERGGVAGWGNQPAIDDNGTLPHPYSTTAIQATRDAFPELQNARYEWRPYDSVENFFRPGGVSNTSININGGTQDGSTSFNVNLGYLNDESFVPGNDLQRFNISVGGRTQLTNKFTISAAMNYSRTDYRTPPVAASRGNGSLGFSTFGAVFFTPRNVDLMGLPFENPIDNSSVYYRNGNDIMNPRWIVKNAQNSQLTNRFFWNASANYALSDNLDLTYRAGMDFYTERNTQYSNKGGVTFNNAIFGFLNTYDNNNTIWDHYLALNGNYDLSEKLGMTFTAGATTRSTTFDQQGVQSTGQLVYGVVRHFNYSNQLPIQYTERRNIAGVLGQVTLDYDNMLFLTGSTRTDWVSNLITENNSKTYPSGSISFLPTAAFPELQSQGGLNFLKLRAGIGSSATFPTAYPTVGIVEQNTQVFGEGGEITTNQVANFKANPDLKPELLSEFELGFESRFFNSRVSLDFTYFDRTTTDLIVREPLSPSTGFTFTQSNVGKIEGDGIEIDASVDWFRSDSPDGFSWNTRANFSTYKPVVTEQEQDIIIYAGSSTLFVGGNAAIEGKPLGAMVGTAVGRDADGNLLVNDAGDYVIVEQDLDGNVPVIGDPNPDYIMNIINTMSFKNWSFGFQLSHTKGGDIMSNTIATLLGRGLITETLNRENTYILPGVLQSTGEVNNKQTNNASYYFDNVLFGPAELKVYDASVIRLQEVSLGYSFPKKFLDKTPFGTLTITAQGFNLWYDAYNTPDSANFDPNVQGAGIGNAQGFDFINGPSARKYGLSVKASF; encoded by the coding sequence ATGAGAACAAAACTTAATGGATTGTTAACGCTATTATTGGCGTTTGTTGTGCATATATCCTATGCGCAAGACAAGACGATTACAGGTACAGTTACGGATGCCAATGGGCTCCCGCTGCCTGGGGTCAACATTGTCGTTGAAGGGACCACAACAGGTACCCAAACAGATTTTGATGGAAATTACGCTATTAGTGCTAGTGAGGGGCAAACATTGCTTTTCACTTACATTGGGCAAAGACCCTCGACAAAAGTTGTCGGCGCCAGCAGCGTAATCAATGTTCAAATGGTGGAAGACACCCAGGCCCTTGAAGAGGTAATTGTTACCGCCCAAGGTATCAAGCGTGAAAAGAAAGCCTTGGGTTATGCGGTTTCGTCTGTTGGCGAAGAGGACTTGGAACAGCGTGCCGATGGTGATGTTGCTAGAGTGCTTTCCGGTAAAGCTTCCGGTGTAAACATTACCGCTGCTGGTGGTATGTCCGGTTCTGGTACTAACGTTGTAATCCGGGGTTTAAGCTCCTTTAGCGGGAGCAACCAGGCGCTTTTTGTAGTGGACGGCGTCCCTTTTAGTAGCGATACCAACGCTCAGGGCAACTTCCTTGATGGAAACACAGGTTCTTCCAGGTTCTTGGATTTGGACCCGAACAACATTGCCAGTGTGGAAGTACTTAAAGGTTTGGCCGCTGCCACCCTATATGGTACACAAGGTAAGAATGGTGTAATCTTAATTACCACTAAAGCTGGTTCTGGCGAAGGTGGTGCCAAAAAAACAGAGATTACGGTAAACCAATCTTATTTTGTCAATGCCATGGCTTCCTTGCCAGATTATCAGGATGAGTACGGTGGTGGTTTCGACCAATCTTTTGGGTGGTTCTACAGTAACTGGGGACCTAAATTCGAAAGAGGTGGAGTTGCAGGATGGGGAAATCAACCTGCTATCGACGACAACGGTACGCTTCCACACCCTTATTCAACAACTGCGATTCAAGCCACAAGGGATGCCTTCCCAGAGCTGCAAAACGCAAGATATGAATGGAGACCTTACGATAGCGTTGAAAACTTCTTTAGACCAGGCGGTGTAAGCAATACATCCATCAACATTAACGGTGGCACTCAAGATGGTAGTACATCATTCAACGTTAACCTAGGTTACTTGAATGATGAAAGTTTTGTTCCTGGCAACGATTTACAGCGTTTTAATATCTCTGTTGGTGGTAGAACACAACTTACCAACAAATTTACCATTAGCGCTGCCATGAACTATTCCAGAACTGACTACCGCACCCCTCCAGTTGCGGCAAGTAGAGGTAATGGTAGTTTAGGTTTCTCTACGTTCGGTGCTGTATTCTTTACACCAAGAAACGTTGACTTGATGGGATTGCCTTTTGAAAATCCCATTGACAATTCCAGTGTGTACTATAGAAATGGTAACGACATCATGAACCCAAGATGGATTGTGAAAAATGCACAAAATTCCCAGTTGACCAACAGGTTCTTCTGGAATGCTTCTGCCAACTACGCACTTTCCGACAATTTGGATCTAACCTATAGAGCAGGTATGGACTTCTATACCGAAAGAAACACTCAATATTCGAATAAAGGTGGTGTTACTTTCAACAATGCCATTTTCGGTTTCTTGAACACATACGATAACAACAATACCATCTGGGACCACTACTTGGCACTTAATGGTAACTATGACCTTTCAGAAAAATTGGGTATGACTTTCACCGCTGGTGCAACAACAAGGTCTACCACGTTTGATCAGCAAGGGGTTCAAAGTACAGGACAGTTGGTTTATGGCGTAGTACGTCACTTTAACTATTCCAACCAATTACCTATCCAGTATACCGAAAGAAGAAACATCGCCGGTGTTTTGGGTCAGGTAACTTTGGATTATGACAACATGTTGTTCTTAACAGGTTCTACCAGAACGGACTGGGTATCCAACTTGATTACGGAAAACAATAGTAAAACGTACCCCAGTGGAAGTATTTCTTTCTTGCCAACGGCCGCTTTCCCAGAATTGCAGTCGCAAGGAGGTCTTAACTTCTTAAAGTTGAGAGCAGGTATCGGGTCTTCCGCTACTTTCCCAACGGCTTACCCTACTGTAGGTATTGTTGAGCAGAACACGCAAGTATTTGGTGAAGGTGGGGAGATTACCACAAACCAAGTTGCAAACTTTAAAGCAAATCCAGATTTGAAGCCTGAGCTATTGTCTGAATTCGAATTAGGTTTTGAATCAAGATTTTTCAATAGCAGAGTTTCTTTGGATTTCACATACTTTGACCGTACAACTACCGACTTGATCGTGCGTGAACCATTATCCCCATCTACAGGATTTACCTTTACGCAGAGCAATGTTGGTAAAATTGAAGGTGACGGTATTGAAATTGATGCCTCGGTGGACTGGTTCAGAAGTGATTCTCCCGATGGATTTAGCTGGAACACTAGAGCAAACTTCTCTACGTACAAGCCAGTAGTAACAGAGCAAGAGCAGGACATTATCATTTACGCAGGTAGCTCTACCCTGTTTGTAGGTGGTAACGCTGCAATTGAAGGTAAGCCTCTCGGGGCCATGGTAGGAACAGCGGTCGGTAGAGATGCAGACGGCAACCTATTAGTGAACGATGCCGGTGATTATGTAATTGTAGAACAAGATTTGGATGGAAATGTTCCTGTAATTGGTGATCCAAACCCAGATTACATAATGAACATCATCAACACCATGTCCTTCAAAAATTGGAGCTTCGGTTTCCAATTGAGCCATACCAAAGGTGGCGACATCATGTCAAATACAATCGCCACCCTTCTAGGTCGTGGTTTGATTACCGAAACTTTGAACAGAGAGAACACTTACATATTGCCAGGTGTATTGCAAAGTACAGGTGAAGTGAACAACAAACAGACAAACAATGCGTCTTACTACTTCGATAACGTTTTGTTCGGTCCTGCCGAATTGAAAGTTTATGATGCTTCCGTAATCAGATTGCAAGAAGTTTCTTTAGGCTATTCGTTCCCGAAAAAGTTCTTGGACAAAACTCCATTTGGAACTTTGACCATTACCGCCCAAGGATTCAACCTTTGGTATGATGCATACAACACGCCAGATAGCGCCAACTTTGATCCAAACGTTCAAGGTGCGGGAATCGGTAACGCCCAAGGATTCGATTTCATCAACGGACCTAGCGCTAGGAAATACGGTTTAAGCGTCAAAGCATCGTTTTAA